In a genomic window of Scomber japonicus isolate fScoJap1 chromosome 17, fScoJap1.pri, whole genome shotgun sequence:
- the vrtn gene encoding vertnin, giving the protein MIQRNEIVLSVLGELQEATENSGLDALTRAALEVDQVLAPFQLPRTPCQDFLEWAGVDDIAHGLYPADAPGGLLPLKCKGEGNMLFDAVSMLLVGNTGLSLELQVRTVVEMVLWKRYYLSGMIDSKMMLQAVRFSLLSEESEDMLNLPVTVLEAIFDADVKASCFPGSYANMWHVYALSSVLQFNIYSIYPMFNLKIRPYFNRVIRPRAWAKDSETLTLHIMWSGELQSESLFRPNHFVALVQTNDLTIGSPDSEQRSSPTKSEELLNQDSQLSYPNLKDKYNITKRTFYRWKRQTQEHCKKSAARYEAKNFLQACYLEGKLIPLHQFKEFFPEISRSSYYNWKQELLKSGGNFSTSSSTGEISPGESTEQEVWSSPEAKQDELDHHDSVASMFGLSLGKLDIERAQNVAHMQEAKRCLQNCIAVNTSFPFRIFKRNFPGISRSTYYNWRREAMLFNRGYKSSVGSSEDSSDADKSQSPKSLSPVLPNTSQPVVPRIRICRRKHRSFRLAYMSKKQLRDAAKLHVQKSKWSLTKFKLKFPSMSPCFYWLWRSSQNRNRKKMMVTQDVDINVPASLGNTTTEPKITEMRMDSQNMLPFVESPKYLENSTMPSFDAPHSKHTLHSKTQIDEQMFAMDVVALANFKAKAKLFLQQRFEEKSFPTFKEFRSYFPFTPRSTYYMWKRALYHGVSLVHG; this is encoded by the exons ATGATTCAGAGGAACGAGATTGTGCTGTCCGTTCTGGGGGAGCTCCAGGAGGCCACAGAGAACTCTGGCCTGGATGCTCTGACCAGAGCAGCCCTGGAGGTGGACCAGGTCCTTGCTCCTTTCCAGCTCCCCAGGACCCCGTGTCAAGATTTCCTTGAATGGGCAGGCGTTGATGACATAGCTCATGGCCTGTACCCAGCTGATGCTCCTGGAGGCCTCCTGCCACTGAAGTGCAAGGGAGAGGGCAACATGCTGTTTGATGCAGTCAGCATGTTATTAGTGGGCAACACTGGACTTAGCTtggagctacag GTACGGACAGTTGTGGAAATGGTGCTGTGGAAGAGATACTACCTGTCTGGGATGATTGATTCAAAAATGATGCTCCAGGCTGTTCGCTTCAGCCTCCTCTCAGAGGAATCTGAGGACATGCTGAACTTGCCTGTAACCGTCTTAGAGGCTATCTTTGATGCAGATGTCAAAGCGTCCTGCTTCCCTGGCTCCTACGCAAACATGTGGCACGTTTATGCCCTGTCATCTGTCCTACAGTTTAACATCTACTCCATCTACCCCATGTTCAACCTCAAGATCAGACCCTATTTCAATCGAGTCATACGCCCTAGAGCCTGGGCGAAAGATTCTGAGACACTAACCCTCCACATCATGTGGTCTGGTGAACTGCAGTCTGAGTCCTTATTCAGGCCTAACCATTTTGTCGCGCTAGTCCAGACAAATGACCTCACGATTGGAAGCCCTGACAGTGAGCAGAGGTCCTCACCCACCAAGAGCGAGGAGCTGCTGAACCAGGACTCGCAGCTTTCATACCCCAATCTGAAGGACAAGTACAACATCACCAAGAGGACCTTCTACCGCTGGAAGAGGCAGACGCAGGAGCACTGCAAAAAGTCAGCAGCCAGGTATGAGGCAAAGAATTTCCTGCAGGCATGCTACTTGGAAGGCAAGCTCATCCCCCTGCACCAGTTTAAAGAATTTTTCCCTGAAATCTCACGGTCATCTTACTACAACTGGAAGCAGGAGCTGTTGAAATCTGGAGGGAACTTCTCTACCTCATCTTCGACAGGAGAGATTAGTCCAGGAGAGAGCACAGAGCAGGAGGTCTGGTCCTCACCTGAAGCAAAGCAGGATGAGCTGGACCACCACGACAGTGTGGCCAGCATGTTTGGCCTCAGCCTTGGAAAGCTGGATATAGAACGTGCCCAGAATGTAGCTCATATGCAGGAAGCTAAGCGCTGTCTGCAAAATTGTATCGCTGTGAACACCTCCTTCCCCTTTAGGATTTTCAAAAGAAATTTCCCAGGGATCTCCAGATCAACCTACTACAACTGGAGGAGAGAGGCCATGTTGTTCAACAGAGGTTACAAATCCAGTGTGGGTAGCAGTGAGGATAGCTCAGATGCTGACAAGAGCCAAAGTCCAAAAAGTCTTTCACCGGTGCTGCCAAACACTAGCCAGCCTGTTGTGCCGAGAATCAGGATCTGCAGACGAAAACACAGAAGCTTCAGGCTGGCATACATGAGTAAAAAACAGCTCAGAGATGCTGCAAAGCTGCATGTCCAGAAGTCAAAATGGTCCCTGACAAAGTTCAAGCTCAAGTTCCCATCCATGTCCCCCTGCTTCTACTGGCTATGGCGGAGCAGTCAGAACCGAAACAGAAAGAAGATGATGGTCACTCAGGATGTAGACATCAATGTCCCTGCAAGCCTGGGTAACACCACTACAGAACCCAAGATAACGGAGATGAGAATGGATAGTCAGAACATGCTTCCATTTGTGGAGAGCCCTAAGTATCTAGAAAATTCCACTATGCCCTCCTTTGATGCCCCACATTCAAAGCACACCCTTCACAGCAAGACGCAGATTGATGAGCAGATGTTTGCGATGGATGTTGTGGCTCTGGCCAACTTCAAGGCCAAGGCCAAGCTGTTCCTGCAGCAACGCTTCGAAGAGAAATCCTTCCCAACATTTAAAGAATTCAGGTCTTACTTCCCCTTCACTCCACGCTCGACATACTACATGTGGAAGCGAGCTTTGTATCATGGGGTGTCACTGGTTCATGGTTAA